One Methylocapsa sp. D3K7 DNA window includes the following coding sequences:
- a CDS encoding LysR family transcriptional regulator codes for MFLRHLSYFVTLAREKHFAKAAEACHISQPALSAAIRKLEDDLEVRLVIRGHRFLGLTAEGARVLAWAQKILSDYDGLRIDLTGLGSELSGSLRLGVIPAAMPPVSCLTARFLSAHPAAHVEVISMTSRAIQKALDSFEIDAGVTYLDNEPLEHVRRIPLYKEHYIFVTSGGGRYEGRRAISWREAAGERLCLLSEDMQNRRIINAVFESLEIKPKPPVISNSFLGVCSYLRHGGFASIVPHTFFYVFAGLRDLVAIDLVEPAYGQLIGLVLTDRDPLPPMANALTASLRADEFEDELMTAIRGHN; via the coding sequence ATGTTTCTCCGCCATCTGAGCTATTTCGTCACGCTTGCGCGCGAAAAGCATTTCGCCAAAGCGGCGGAGGCTTGCCACATTTCTCAGCCAGCACTTTCCGCTGCGATCCGCAAGCTCGAAGACGATTTGGAAGTCCGGCTGGTCATTCGCGGCCACCGATTTCTCGGCCTCACCGCCGAAGGCGCCCGGGTCCTCGCCTGGGCGCAAAAAATTCTCAGCGACTACGATGGCTTGCGGATCGATCTCACGGGTCTTGGGAGCGAGCTCTCCGGGTCGTTGCGGCTTGGCGTCATTCCAGCCGCGATGCCGCCGGTCTCCTGCCTGACGGCACGATTTCTCTCAGCGCATCCGGCAGCACATGTCGAAGTGATTTCGATGACGTCGCGCGCGATCCAGAAGGCGCTCGATTCCTTCGAGATCGACGCGGGGGTCACCTATCTCGACAACGAGCCCTTGGAGCATGTGCGCCGGATTCCCCTTTACAAAGAGCACTACATCTTCGTGACCAGCGGCGGCGGGCGCTACGAGGGACGGCGGGCCATCTCGTGGCGGGAGGCGGCGGGGGAGCGCCTATGCCTCCTCAGCGAGGACATGCAGAATCGCCGGATCATCAATGCTGTTTTTGAGTCGCTCGAGATCAAGCCAAAGCCGCCTGTCATCAGCAATTCGTTTCTCGGCGTCTGTTCTTATCTGCGCCACGGGGGCTTTGCCAGTATCGTGCCGCACACGTTTTTCTACGTGTTCGCCGGTTTGCGCGATCTTGTGGCGATCGATCTTGTCGAGCCAGCCTATGGTCAACTCATTGGGCTTGTCCTGACCGACCGGGATCCTTTGCCGCCGATGGCCAACGCTCTCACTGCATCGCTCCGCGCCGATGAATTCGAGGATGAGCTGATGACAGCGATCCGCGGCCATAACTGA
- a CDS encoding NAD-dependent formate dehydrogenase, whose amino-acid sequence MAKVVCVLYDDPVDGYPKSYPRDDLPKIDRYPDGQTLPTPKAIDFKPGALLGSVSGELGLRKYLESNGHTLVVTSDKDGANSVLDRELPDAEIIISQPFWPAYMTAERIAKSPKLKMIVTAGIGSDHTDLQAAIDRKLTVAEVTFCNSISVSEHVVMMILSLVRNYIPSYQWVVKGGWNIADCVTRSYDVEGMHVGTVAAGRIGLAVLRRLKPFDMHLHYFDRHRLPEAVEKELNLTWHPTVEDMVKVCDVVTINCPLHPETEHLFDDKMISKMKRGAFIVNTARGKICDRDAIVRALESGQLAGYAGDVWFPQPAPKDHPWRSMPHHGMTPHISGTSLSAQARYAAGVREILECYFEGRPIRDEYLIVEGGKLAGVGAHSYSAGNATSGSEEAAKFKKSA is encoded by the coding sequence ATGGCTAAGGTCGTATGCGTGCTTTACGATGACCCGGTGGATGGGTATCCGAAATCCTACCCAAGGGATGATCTTCCGAAAATCGACCGCTATCCGGACGGTCAAACGCTTCCAACGCCCAAAGCGATTGATTTCAAGCCTGGCGCGCTTCTCGGGAGCGTCTCAGGCGAATTGGGCCTGCGCAAATATCTGGAATCCAACGGCCACACTTTGGTTGTAACCTCGGATAAGGACGGCGCCAATTCGGTCCTCGATCGTGAGTTGCCGGACGCCGAAATCATCATTTCGCAGCCGTTCTGGCCCGCTTATATGACCGCCGAGCGGATCGCCAAGTCGCCCAAACTCAAGATGATTGTCACCGCCGGTATCGGTTCGGACCACACTGACCTTCAGGCGGCGATCGACCGCAAACTCACCGTCGCCGAGGTCACCTTCTGCAATTCGATCAGCGTTTCCGAGCATGTGGTGATGATGATCCTGTCGCTCGTCCGTAACTATATTCCCTCGTATCAATGGGTGGTGAAGGGTGGCTGGAACATCGCCGATTGCGTGACGCGTTCTTATGACGTCGAAGGCATGCATGTCGGCACCGTCGCGGCGGGCCGCATCGGGCTTGCCGTGCTGCGTCGTCTCAAACCCTTCGACATGCATTTGCATTATTTCGACCGCCACCGCTTGCCGGAGGCAGTAGAGAAAGAGCTGAACCTGACCTGGCATCCGACCGTCGAGGACATGGTCAAGGTTTGCGATGTCGTCACCATCAATTGCCCGCTGCATCCCGAAACCGAGCATCTCTTTGACGACAAGATGATCTCCAAGATGAAACGTGGCGCCTTTATCGTGAACACTGCGCGCGGAAAAATCTGCGACCGCGATGCCATTGTGCGGGCGCTCGAAAGCGGTCAACTCGCGGGCTATGCGGGCGATGTCTGGTTCCCGCAACCAGCGCCCAAGGATCACCCGTGGCGCAGCATGCCGCATCACGGCATGACACCGCATATTTCGGGCACGTCGCTCTCGGCGCAGGCGCGCTACGCGGCAGGCGTGCGCGAAATCCTGGAGTGCTATTTCGAGGGACGGCCCATCCGCGACGAATATTTGATCGTTGAGGGCGGCAAGTTGGCGGGCGTCGGCGCCCATTCCTACAGTGCCGGCAATGCCACCAGCGGCTCCGAGGAAGCCGCGAAGTTCAAGAAAAGCGCGTAA
- a CDS encoding DUF1491 family protein produces MRLRADIWVSAYLRRCAHEGANAVLRRRGSPEAGAIFIKIDRLDGSAALFGPAPQSEVREGYDRLFARLHREAWISPAETEAKLSREIGFDPDLWAVETEDRLGRIFFDIAE; encoded by the coding sequence ATGCGGCTACGCGCCGATATTTGGGTTTCAGCTTATTTGCGCCGCTGCGCCCATGAGGGCGCGAATGCCGTGTTGCGGCGGCGCGGGTCGCCGGAAGCCGGAGCGATTTTCATCAAGATCGACCGGCTCGACGGGTCTGCCGCGCTCTTTGGCCCTGCACCGCAGAGCGAGGTGAGGGAAGGTTATGACAGGCTTTTCGCGCGGCTCCATCGCGAAGCTTGGATTAGCCCCGCAGAAACGGAAGCAAAACTTTCGCGCGAGATCGGCTTTGACCCTGATCTTTGGGCGGTCGAGACGGAGGACCGCCTCGGCCGGATTTTTTTCGATATCGCGGAATAA
- a CDS encoding tyrosine recombinase XerC, whose amino-acid sequence MTKAHAAETESDPLEFMPASAEIAAHARDWLAHLSGERRVSAHTAASYARDLRQFLQFAAEHFGEAPSLLTFHRLAPQDLRAFLAARRGKGAGSRSLARQLAGLRSFARFLERNGFGQALAFTALRPPKIQRGLPKPLRADIACELVGVDARAGENRAQWIIARDAAVLALLYGAGLRISEALAIKRCEAPIGGRDVLTVVGKGQKTRSVPVIAPVQHAIEAYLALCPFAHAPDKPLFIGAKGGPLGPRIIQLTIERLRGALGLPESATPHALRHSFATHLLERGGDLRSIQELLGHASLSTTQIYTAVDSARLLEAYRAAHPRGR is encoded by the coding sequence ATGACGAAGGCTCATGCCGCTGAGACAGAAAGCGACCCATTGGAGTTTATGCCGGCCAGCGCTGAGATCGCTGCGCATGCGCGGGATTGGCTGGCGCATCTTTCCGGCGAGCGCCGCGTTTCGGCGCACACGGCGGCCTCCTATGCACGCGATTTGCGGCAATTCTTGCAATTCGCGGCGGAGCATTTCGGCGAAGCTCCTTCGCTGTTGACCTTCCATCGCCTTGCGCCGCAAGACCTGCGTGCTTTTTTGGCGGCGCGGCGCGGCAAGGGGGCGGGCAGCCGCTCCCTTGCGCGACAGCTCGCGGGGCTGCGGTCGTTTGCCCGTTTTCTCGAACGCAATGGATTTGGCCAGGCCTTGGCTTTCACGGCGTTGCGCCCGCCGAAAATTCAGCGCGGCCTGCCAAAACCCTTGCGCGCCGATATCGCATGCGAGCTGGTGGGGGTGGACGCCCGCGCCGGGGAAAACCGGGCGCAATGGATCATCGCGCGCGATGCTGCCGTTTTGGCCTTGCTCTATGGTGCGGGCCTGCGCATCTCCGAGGCCTTGGCGATCAAGCGTTGCGAAGCGCCGATTGGCGGACGCGACGTTTTGACGGTCGTCGGCAAAGGGCAAAAGACTCGAAGCGTTCCGGTGATCGCGCCGGTCCAGCACGCCATTGAAGCCTATCTCGCGCTTTGCCCGTTTGCCCATGCGCCCGATAAGCCTTTGTTCATTGGCGCCAAGGGCGGCCCGCTGGGTCCAAGAATCATACAGCTCACGATCGAACGGTTGCGCGGCGCGCTGGGGCTTCCCGAGAGCGCGACGCCGCATGCGCTGCGTCATTCCTTCGCGACACATTTGTTGGAGCGGGGCGGCGATCTGCGCTCGATCCAGGAGCTGCTCGGGCACGCCTCCCTGTCAACGACGCAGATCTACACCGCCGTCGATAGTGCGCGGCTCCTTGAAGCCTATCGGGCGGCGCATCCTCGCGGCCGCTAA
- a CDS encoding metallophosphoesterase family protein — protein sequence MRCLFVADLHYALPQFDWLLKTAPGYDLTVLAGDALDLASIVDYRAQTLVVRKYLQRMASVTRLLVCSGNHDLDSRGEGGEKVARWLAETGAPNIVRDGDSLVVEDMLFTVCAWWDGPVARAALAAQLEADSQRRQGLRWVWIHHAPPVNSPTSWSGSRSMGDEDLERWIAEYHPDIVVAGHVHQSPFVKGGSWADRIGATWVFNAGRQFGVPPAYIVLDTSAGEAVWISAMGIQTVRLDAPLRRPIPPAKALPEWFDARAPVPSLAP from the coding sequence ATGCGGTGTCTTTTTGTCGCCGACCTGCACTACGCGCTTCCGCAATTCGACTGGCTGCTGAAAACGGCCCCCGGCTATGACCTCACCGTCTTGGCCGGTGACGCGCTGGACCTCGCATCGATCGTCGATTACCGGGCACAGACGCTGGTTGTCCGCAAATATCTCCAGCGTATGGCGAGCGTGACTCGGCTCCTCGTGTGCTCGGGCAATCATGACCTCGATTCGCGCGGCGAGGGCGGTGAGAAGGTGGCGCGCTGGCTGGCTGAGACCGGCGCCCCAAACATTGTCCGTGATGGCGATAGCCTCGTCGTCGAGGATATGCTGTTCACGGTCTGCGCATGGTGGGATGGGCCGGTGGCCCGCGCGGCACTCGCGGCCCAGCTCGAAGCGGACTCCCAGCGGCGGCAAGGATTGCGCTGGGTCTGGATTCATCATGCGCCGCCGGTCAATTCACCGACGAGCTGGTCGGGCAGCCGGTCAATGGGGGATGAGGACCTTGAGCGGTGGATTGCCGAGTATCATCCAGATATTGTCGTCGCCGGTCACGTCCATCAATCGCCATTCGTGAAAGGCGGCTCATGGGCCGACCGGATCGGCGCCACATGGGTCTTTAACGCCGGTCGCCAGTTCGGGGTGCCACCCGCCTATATCGTGCTCGACACCAGTGCCGGCGAGGCGGTTTGGATCTCCGCCATGGGCATCCAGACGGTGCGGCTGGACGCCCCGCTGCGGCGGCCGATCCCGCCCGCGAAGGCCCTGCCGGAGTGGTTTGACGCGCGGGCGCCAGTCCCCAGTCTGGCACCCTAG
- a CDS encoding cyclic nucleotide-binding domain-containing protein: MAAKSAENRFKVTLMRAILDHCGAVPLEYRASGSVILEEGQETGRVYVLAEGRIEVLRGGTQVTILDEPGSLVGEMSVLLGVPHTATARALGDIRVHVIEDAAGFFSANPGLSWLVARLLANRLNAATTYLVDLKRQFAGSSDHLEMVGDVLETLIHQQERDFVPGSDRDPRRP, from the coding sequence TTGGCAGCGAAATCAGCCGAAAACCGGTTCAAAGTCACACTCATGCGCGCCATCCTCGACCACTGCGGTGCCGTTCCTCTGGAATATCGGGCAAGTGGCTCCGTCATTCTGGAGGAGGGCCAGGAGACCGGCCGCGTCTATGTGCTCGCGGAAGGCCGCATCGAAGTGCTACGCGGGGGCACCCAGGTCACGATACTCGACGAACCAGGCTCGCTCGTCGGAGAAATGTCGGTCCTGCTTGGCGTTCCACACACCGCAACGGCCCGGGCGCTCGGGGATATTAGGGTGCATGTCATCGAGGACGCGGCGGGTTTTTTCAGCGCCAATCCCGGCCTGTCCTGGCTCGTGGCGCGCCTCTTGGCGAACCGGCTTAACGCAGCAACGACCTATCTCGTCGATCTAAAACGCCAATTCGCCGGTTCCAGCGATCATCTTGAGATGGTAGGCGACGTGCTCGAAACGCTGATTCATCAACAGGAACGGGATTTTGTGCCAGGGTCCGACCGCGATCCGCGACGGCCTTGA
- a CDS encoding cytochrome P450, with product MPDHGLFSQVLDPINRADPYPVYTRLRETPILREEDGTYIVNTYTEIRSLLQDPRVSSEDLPKTKYARTGNLLRDLIFNPVKAWIVDTHRPVLFRDPPDHGVLRRLIMAEFTPERMRAMDGRVKAIVGDLIGEMSGRDEIDLVGGFAYPLPVTVICELLGIPPGDAQKFQSWSGTLTGALDPDRRIREEDLSKTAADYDAITAYLRAIIKEKRKRPANDVLSGLAAYKDKKLGRMGKYDLIATAVLLLIAGHETTVNLIANSMLTLLRHPEWLEKLRRDPALAPRIVEEVLRYEPPVHFRTRKTLAEIHIAGTVIPKDAPLVLLFASGNRDPNRFRDPDTFDPNRPDNLHFGFGGGPHYCVGAPLARIEAETALAALARRLVNPKLLVDPPPYRPGASLRGPAQLRLRVSGVIP from the coding sequence GTGCCGGATCACGGTCTTTTTTCACAAGTGCTCGACCCCATCAACCGCGCGGATCCCTATCCGGTCTATACGCGGCTGCGCGAAACGCCCATCCTCCGGGAGGAGGACGGGACCTATATCGTCAACACCTACACCGAAATCCGCAGTCTTCTTCAAGACCCCAGGGTGAGTTCCGAGGATCTTCCCAAGACCAAATATGCAAGGACGGGCAATCTCCTTCGCGACCTTATCTTCAATCCGGTCAAGGCCTGGATCGTCGATACCCATCGTCCCGTACTCTTTCGTGATCCTCCCGATCATGGCGTTCTGCGCCGCCTCATCATGGCGGAGTTCACTCCGGAGCGGATGAGGGCGATGGATGGCCGCGTCAAGGCGATCGTCGGCGATCTCATCGGCGAGATGAGCGGCCGCGATGAAATCGATCTCGTGGGCGGCTTCGCTTACCCCCTGCCGGTCACGGTCATTTGCGAGCTCCTCGGGATCCCCCCCGGCGACGCGCAGAAATTTCAAAGCTGGTCAGGGACGCTCACCGGCGCGCTCGATCCCGATCGACGAATCCGCGAAGAGGATCTGAGCAAAACTGCCGCGGATTATGATGCGATCACCGCTTATTTACGCGCGATCATCAAGGAGAAGCGTAAACGTCCTGCCAACGACGTCTTGTCGGGCCTTGCCGCTTACAAAGACAAAAAACTTGGGCGGATGGGCAAATATGATCTCATCGCCACCGCCGTCCTTTTGCTGATCGCAGGGCATGAGACCACCGTCAATCTCATTGCCAACAGCATGCTCACCCTGCTGCGCCATCCGGAATGGCTTGAAAAGCTGCGCCGCGACCCAGCCCTTGCGCCCCGCATCGTCGAGGAAGTGCTCCGTTACGAGCCGCCGGTCCATTTCCGGACTCGCAAGACTTTGGCCGAAATCCATATCGCCGGAACGGTGATCCCGAAGGATGCGCCGCTTGTCCTCTTGTTCGCATCCGGCAACCGCGACCCGAACCGCTTTCGAGATCCAGACACATTCGATCCGAATCGCCCAGACAATTTGCATTTCGGCTTCGGCGGAGGCCCGCATTATTGTGTCGGCGCGCCTTTGGCAAGGATCGAAGCCGAAACGGCGCTCGCCGCGCTGGCCAGACGGCTGGTTAACCCAAAATTGCTGGTTGATCCGCCACCTTATCGCCCCGGAGCATCGCTGCGCGGACCCGCACAGCTCCGGTTGAGGGTCTCTGGTGTCATTCCTTAA
- a CDS encoding ion channel: MPKNLVPKHFRRKRKPRGPHSSTIRAGTVEVVKRGASRYDFHDPYHIALSMSWRGFVFAFVGLELCINLVFALLYFVNPGCLVGARPGSFTDAFFFSLETLATVGYGTMAPATFYGHAVSAIEIVSGMAFTAIMTGLLFVRFSKPRSRILFADQAVVTGHNCSPTLMVRIANGRLSLLTHATVRLGVLLPEISAEGRSFRYVHDLILSNATLPLFALTWTVMHRIDEHSPLAGYDAERFMESDARIFLTIEARDHALGAAVHDMRIYTAEDVLFGMHYAEALTFDDQKRPVADLTRLSLVERDENGAC, from the coding sequence ATGCCCAAAAACTTGGTGCCCAAACATTTCAGGCGGAAGCGTAAGCCACGCGGGCCGCATAGCTCGACAATAAGGGCCGGCACGGTCGAAGTCGTTAAGCGCGGCGCCTCGCGCTATGATTTTCACGATCCCTATCATATCGCGCTCTCCATGAGTTGGAGGGGCTTCGTGTTCGCCTTCGTGGGATTGGAACTTTGCATCAATCTTGTTTTTGCGCTGCTTTATTTTGTAAATCCGGGCTGCCTCGTCGGCGCGAGGCCGGGATCGTTTACTGACGCTTTCTTTTTCAGCCTCGAAACATTGGCGACCGTGGGTTACGGAACCATGGCCCCGGCGACCTTCTATGGCCACGCCGTATCGGCGATTGAAATCGTCTCCGGCATGGCCTTCACCGCGATCATGACGGGGCTTTTGTTCGTCCGCTTTTCGAAACCGAGATCACGCATATTGTTCGCCGATCAGGCTGTTGTGACGGGTCACAATTGCTCGCCGACCTTGATGGTGCGCATTGCCAATGGGCGTTTAAGTTTGCTCACCCATGCTACGGTGCGGCTCGGTGTGCTGTTGCCCGAGATCAGCGCGGAAGGCCGTTCGTTCCGTTATGTGCATGACCTCATCTTGTCGAATGCGACTCTTCCCTTGTTCGCGTTGACGTGGACCGTAATGCACAGAATCGACGAGCACAGCCCGCTCGCGGGCTATGATGCCGAGCGGTTCATGGAAAGCGATGCGCGGATCTTCTTGACCATCGAGGCTCGCGACCACGCCCTCGGCGCCGCTGTTCATGACATGCGCATTTATACGGCGGAAGACGTCTTGTTCGGCATGCATTACGCCGAGGCGCTCACCTTCGACGATCAAAAGAGGCCGGTCGCCGATCTCACTCGTTTGAGTCTCGTTGAACGCGATGAAAACGGCGCCTGCTGA
- a CDS encoding RluA family pseudouridine synthase codes for MSVQTFEVGEDEEGMRLDRWFKRRMPMLSLSHLNKIVRTGEVRVDGARVKTATRLAKGQSVRVPPLKLAAPTAPAHEISPTDLRALQDMILFEDRDLIVLNKPFGLAVQGGSGTTHHIDGMLASMQNEHGGRPVLVHRLDRDTSGVLLVAKTRSIAADLGEIFRSRQARKIYWAIVEGVPKPAQGRVSLYLAKGPGMDAARPARNGAIPREKLEKMRIAKHGDEDARHSVTYYTVVDKVAPRLAWLSMKPVTGRTHQLRAHAEAIGHPIVGDPKYGAAPAKDPRRNDPLRMIPDAVEPKLHLLARRLILPHPRGGTLDVTAPLPPHMQHTFDLFGFDVKRFDPIEDAPE; via the coding sequence GTGAGCGTTCAGACCTTCGAGGTCGGTGAAGACGAAGAAGGGATGCGCCTCGACCGCTGGTTCAAGCGGCGCATGCCAATGCTTTCGCTTTCGCATTTGAACAAGATCGTGCGGACCGGCGAAGTGCGGGTTGATGGCGCGCGGGTGAAGACGGCAACCCGGCTCGCGAAGGGGCAAAGCGTCCGCGTGCCACCGTTGAAGCTCGCCGCGCCCACCGCGCCCGCCCACGAAATATCCCCCACCGATTTGCGCGCGCTCCAAGACATGATTCTGTTTGAGGATCGCGATCTCATCGTCCTCAACAAGCCATTCGGATTGGCCGTACAGGGCGGTTCCGGGACGACGCATCATATCGATGGGATGCTGGCCTCCATGCAAAACGAGCATGGCGGGCGCCCGGTGCTGGTGCACCGGCTCGATCGTGATACGTCGGGGGTTCTGCTGGTCGCGAAGACCCGCAGCATCGCGGCTGATCTTGGCGAAATTTTCCGTTCGCGCCAGGCACGGAAAATCTACTGGGCGATTGTTGAAGGGGTGCCAAAGCCAGCACAAGGCCGCGTTTCCCTGTATTTGGCGAAAGGCCCCGGTATGGACGCGGCGCGCCCCGCCCGGAACGGCGCCATCCCGCGCGAAAAACTCGAAAAAATGCGGATCGCCAAACATGGCGACGAGGATGCGCGCCATTCGGTGACCTATTACACAGTTGTCGATAAAGTGGCGCCACGGCTTGCATGGCTTTCAATGAAGCCAGTGACCGGCCGCACGCATCAATTGCGCGCTCATGCCGAGGCGATTGGGCATCCCATTGTCGGCGATCCAAAATATGGCGCGGCGCCCGCAAAGGACCCGCGCCGCAACGATCCCTTGCGAATGATACCGGACGCCGTCGAACCAAAGCTGCATCTTTTGGCCCGGCGGCTGATCCTGCCGCACCCGCGCGGCGGCACACTCGACGTCACGGCGCCCTTGCCTCCTCACATGCAGCACACCTTCGATCTCTTCGGCTTCGATGTAAAACGCTTCGATCCGATCGAGGATGCGCCGGAGTAA
- a CDS encoding cold-shock protein, whose protein sequence is MSQQGTVKFFNAERGYGFITPDTGGRDIFVHISALEQAGLPALNEGQRVAFEIEADKKGKGPKAVGLQLL, encoded by the coding sequence ATGTCGCAACAGGGAACAGTCAAATTTTTTAATGCGGAGAGGGGTTATGGGTTTATAACCCCGGACACCGGCGGGCGTGATATTTTCGTCCACATCTCCGCCCTGGAGCAGGCGGGCTTGCCAGCTTTGAACGAAGGCCAGCGCGTGGCCTTCGAAATCGAGGCGGACAAAAAGGGCAAGGGACCCAAGGCGGTCGGTTTGCAGTTGCTATAA
- the rlmJ gene encoding 23S rRNA (adenine(2030)-N(6))-methyltransferase RlmJ — MNYRHEFHAGNFADVFKHIVLTRALLRLCVKPAPFRYIETHAGSGIYDLLPPPPGKSTEWQSGIGALIAAAAPPDVRDLIEAYLQIEAPLIRAEGPRYGGSPWIAKSLLRRQDRILLCELHPAASKALRANFGNDRRTKLFQSDGYAGLNAFLPPVERRGLVLIDPPFEAAQELATAADALVKAWRKWTTGIYMLWYPVKDAGTAASFAAKLADEGIKRVLRLELQIDSPAPRAPLARCGLMIINPPFGLDAEAKLLLPWLAGVLGRHQPGFLIEWLSGE, encoded by the coding sequence ATGAATTACCGTCATGAATTTCATGCCGGCAATTTCGCGGATGTGTTCAAGCACATCGTTCTGACCCGCGCATTGCTGCGCCTTTGCGTGAAACCAGCGCCCTTCCGTTATATTGAGACCCATGCCGGAAGTGGCATCTACGACCTCTTGCCGCCGCCACCAGGAAAATCTACCGAATGGCAGTCCGGAATCGGCGCCCTCATAGCGGCGGCAGCCCCGCCGGATGTGCGCGATCTCATCGAGGCATATCTTCAAATCGAAGCACCATTGATCCGTGCGGAGGGGCCGCGGTATGGCGGGTCGCCCTGGATCGCCAAGAGCCTGCTCCGGCGCCAGGACAGGATATTGTTGTGTGAGCTGCACCCCGCCGCCTCCAAGGCGTTGCGGGCCAATTTTGGCAATGATAGGCGCACCAAGCTCTTTCAGAGCGACGGTTATGCGGGGCTAAATGCCTTCCTACCGCCCGTGGAGCGGCGCGGGCTGGTTTTGATCGATCCACCCTTCGAAGCGGCGCAGGAACTCGCAACGGCGGCAGATGCGCTTGTGAAAGCGTGGCGCAAATGGACGACCGGCATCTATATGCTTTGGTATCCGGTCAAGGATGCGGGGACGGCAGCCTCCTTCGCGGCAAAGCTCGCGGATGAGGGGATCAAACGCGTTTTACGCCTCGAACTTCAGATCGATTCGCCAGCCCCCCGAGCCCCCCTGGCACGCTGCGGCCTCATGATCATTAATCCGCCATTCGGGCTCGACGCGGAGGCGAAACTCCTATTGCCCTGGCTCGCAGGCGTTCTCGGGCGCCACCAGCCGGGATTTTTGATCGAGTGGCTCTCGGGCGAATGA
- a CDS encoding ribonuclease T2: MSKRGAACQHATRTQANFPYFLIAVVALAWFGPARAAPMALFCLLDRGADEVALSPLKVQASGGGTPGDFDFYVLSLSWSSAFCETAAAARARGQCDPGANLGFVVHGLWPQYEHGFPSDCGPAARFPSRVAVESTQGLYPSEGLARYEWRKHGTCSGKSPTDYYADVRRARDVIVIPSAFVAPKDIQTWTPIDIVRAFIAANPRLRPGMLGVACARGALQGVRICFSKDLRNFQACPEVARQGCRAREVSVPPVL; this comes from the coding sequence GTGAGCAAAAGGGGCGCGGCCTGCCAGCACGCCACCAGAACGCAGGCTAATTTTCCATATTTTCTGATCGCCGTCGTGGCACTCGCTTGGTTTGGTCCGGCACGCGCGGCGCCCATGGCGCTCTTTTGCCTGCTGGATCGCGGCGCGGACGAGGTGGCTCTTTCACCCCTCAAGGTCCAAGCATCAGGCGGTGGCACCCCTGGAGATTTCGATTTTTACGTTCTCTCGCTCTCCTGGTCTTCCGCCTTTTGCGAGACGGCCGCCGCGGCGCGGGCGCGCGGCCAATGTGATCCGGGCGCCAATCTCGGCTTCGTCGTGCATGGGCTGTGGCCGCAATATGAGCATGGGTTTCCGTCGGATTGCGGACCGGCCGCACGGTTTCCCTCGCGCGTCGCAGTCGAGTCCACGCAAGGGCTTTATCCAAGCGAGGGGTTGGCCCGGTATGAATGGCGCAAGCACGGTACCTGCTCGGGCAAAAGTCCGACCGACTATTACGCCGATGTGCGGCGGGCCCGCGATGTCATCGTCATCCCCTCGGCGTTTGTCGCCCCCAAGGACATCCAGACCTGGACGCCCATCGATATTGTCCGCGCGTTCATCGCGGCAAACCCTCGGCTGCGGCCTGGAATGCTGGGCGTTGCCTGCGCGCGCGGCGCGCTGCAAGGGGTGAGGATTTGTTTTTCCAAGGATCTGCGGAATTTTCAGGCTTGTCCGGAGGTCGCCCGGCAAGGCTGCCGCGCACGGGAAGTTTCTGTGCCGCCTGTTTTGTGA